One stretch of Candidatus Dormiibacterota bacterium DNA includes these proteins:
- the fusA gene encoding elongation factor G, with amino-acid sequence MPSPTPERIRSVAVLGHSHDGKTTLCEALMHVAGATARLGSTDQGTSILDFEPEEQRRSISITTAVAHCDWNGVRINLLDTPGFPDFAGEVVQALAAADSALLVVGATGTVPVGAEFAWERISEARMPALVVVTKMDKENAAYEATVDALREQLGRRAIAVAVPIGSAESFRGFVDLVDDRAYEFDAQGGCTEVPLPENMRDEVERAHSALVDAAAETDDALLEKYLEGIELTVDEVHGALHTAALRGSLIPIMPTASPLLKGSSTVLDAINRFLPSPKERVHTGVDAHDRPVEIECDPNGPLVAQVFKTTSDPFGRVSYFRVLRGTMRADSHPFNVQRGQEERLSGLGRPMGKQVVTASDIPAGDIGAVTKLAVTATGDTLCARDTPVTLPPIAYPAAAYTMAIAARSKGDEDKIHSALARQADEDLTFTLGRDPATGEEVVHGLGDTHLDVSLERIKRRYGVDATLSTPRIAYRETITGTAKVQHKHKKQTGGAGQYGDCTIEIEPLPRGGGYEWQDKIFGGSIPQQFRPSVEKGVKQTLAQGAVAGYPIVDVKVRLVDGSTHPVDGKDIAFQTAGAIAMRKAVQEARPVLLEPVVNVRVVVPERLMGDAIGILNSRRGRVAGMNPTGDGRSEVTAQVPQSEMYTFPIDLRAVTQGRGRYTMEFSHFEEVPPQVAQHLIDEYRKEHAAQAS; translated from the coding sequence ATGCCGTCGCCCACGCCCGAGCGCATCCGTTCCGTCGCCGTGCTGGGGCACAGCCATGACGGCAAGACCACGCTCTGTGAGGCGCTGATGCACGTGGCCGGCGCCACCGCGCGGCTGGGCTCGACCGACCAGGGCACCTCCATCCTCGACTTCGAACCCGAGGAGCAGCGGCGCTCGATCAGCATCACCACCGCGGTCGCCCACTGCGACTGGAACGGGGTGCGCATCAACCTGCTCGACACCCCCGGGTTCCCGGACTTCGCCGGCGAGGTGGTGCAGGCGCTCGCCGCCGCCGACTCCGCGCTGCTCGTGGTCGGCGCCACCGGCACCGTCCCGGTCGGCGCCGAGTTCGCCTGGGAGCGGATCAGCGAGGCGCGGATGCCGGCGCTGGTGGTGGTGACGAAGATGGACAAGGAGAACGCCGCCTACGAGGCCACCGTCGACGCCCTCCGTGAGCAGCTGGGGCGCAGGGCCATCGCGGTCGCCGTGCCGATCGGCTCCGCCGAGAGCTTCCGCGGCTTCGTGGACCTGGTCGACGATCGGGCCTACGAGTTCGACGCCCAGGGCGGCTGCACGGAGGTGCCGCTCCCCGAGAACATGCGCGACGAGGTGGAGCGGGCCCACTCGGCGCTGGTCGACGCCGCCGCCGAGACCGACGACGCCCTGCTGGAGAAGTACCTGGAGGGCATCGAGCTCACCGTCGACGAGGTCCACGGCGCCCTCCACACCGCGGCGCTGCGGGGCAGCCTGATCCCGATCATGCCCACCGCATCGCCGCTGCTGAAGGGCTCCAGCACCGTGCTCGACGCCATCAACCGCTTCCTCCCCTCTCCGAAGGAGCGAGTGCACACCGGGGTCGACGCCCACGACCGGCCGGTCGAGATCGAGTGCGATCCCAACGGCCCGCTCGTCGCCCAGGTCTTCAAGACCACGTCCGACCCCTTCGGGAGGGTCAGCTACTTCCGGGTGCTCCGCGGCACCATGCGTGCCGACTCGCATCCGTTCAACGTCCAGAGGGGCCAGGAGGAGCGGCTCAGCGGCCTCGGCCGGCCGATGGGCAAGCAGGTGGTCACCGCCAGCGACATCCCCGCCGGCGACATCGGCGCGGTCACCAAGCTCGCGGTCACCGCCACCGGCGACACCCTCTGCGCCCGGGACACGCCGGTCACCCTCCCGCCGATCGCCTATCCCGCCGCCGCCTACACGATGGCGATCGCCGCGCGGAGCAAGGGCGACGAGGACAAGATCCACAGCGCCCTCGCCCGGCAGGCCGACGAGGACCTCACCTTCACCCTCGGCCGCGACCCCGCCACCGGCGAGGAGGTGGTCCACGGCCTCGGCGACACCCACCTCGACGTCAGCCTGGAGCGGATCAAGCGCCGCTACGGCGTCGACGCCACCCTCTCGACCCCGAGGATCGCGTACCGCGAGACCATCACCGGGACCGCCAAGGTGCAGCACAAGCACAAGAAGCAGACCGGCGGTGCCGGGCAGTACGGCGACTGCACCATCGAGATCGAGCCGCTGCCACGCGGCGGCGGGTACGAATGGCAGGACAAGATCTTCGGCGGCTCCATCCCCCAGCAGTTCCGCCCCTCGGTGGAGAAGGGGGTGAAGCAGACCCTCGCCCAGGGTGCGGTGGCCGGGTATCCGATCGTCGACGTCAAGGTGCGGCTGGTCGACGGCAGCACCCATCCCGTGGACGGCAAGGACATCGCCTTCCAGACCGCGGGGGCCATCGCCATGCGCAAGGCGGTGCAGGAGGCGAGGCCGGTGCTGCTCGAGCCGGTGGTCAACGTCCGCGTGGTGGTGCCGGAGCGGCTGATGGGCGACGCCATCGGCATCCTCAACAGCCGCCGCGGACGGGTGGCGGGGATGAACCCCACCGGCGACGGCCGCTCCGAGGTGACCGCCCAGGTGCCCCAGTCGGAGATGTACACGTTCCCCATCGACCTGCGCGCCGTCACCCAGGGACGGGGTCGCTACACGATGGAGTTCTCCCACTTCGAGGAGGTGCCACCGCAGGTCGCCCAGCATCTCATCGACGAGTACCGGAAGGAGCACGCGGCCCAGGCGTCGTAG
- a CDS encoding class I SAM-dependent methyltransferase, with product MRRPLRPSAIPRLPTAFDAAAELDWGDPVMSRRLLREHLDQRHDGASRRIPVIERHVARLARLIAPPPGRLLDAGCGPGLYAVRLARLGWDVVGVDTGEPVLRHARILAREAGVAAEFRRADLRSLEGHGDFDAVILVYFILEAFARREQVAVLRRLAAALRPGGRLVAELRVRPDHPPGRITAWDVVPRSLVSDRPHLLLTDTLYDERRRTFVLREIGILDDGSVAVQQTTGQLTTLAEVPALFARAGLRVRAVHDGWTRYRATGLSETLLVVAER from the coding sequence ATGAGACGACCGCTGCGTCCCTCGGCGATCCCGCGGCTCCCCACCGCCTTCGACGCCGCCGCCGAGCTCGACTGGGGCGACCCGGTGATGAGCCGGCGGCTGCTCCGCGAGCACCTCGACCAGAGGCACGACGGCGCCAGCCGCCGCATCCCCGTGATCGAGCGCCACGTCGCCCGGCTCGCCCGGCTGATCGCCCCGCCGCCGGGACGGCTGCTCGACGCCGGCTGCGGGCCGGGCCTCTACGCCGTCCGTCTCGCCAGGCTCGGCTGGGACGTGGTCGGCGTCGACACCGGCGAGCCGGTGCTGCGCCACGCCCGCATCCTCGCCCGCGAGGCGGGGGTGGCGGCGGAGTTCCGCCGCGCCGATCTGCGCAGCCTGGAGGGCCACGGCGACTTCGACGCGGTGATCCTCGTGTACTTCATCCTCGAGGCCTTCGCCCGCCGCGAGCAGGTGGCGGTGCTGCGCCGGCTCGCCGCCGCGCTGCGCCCCGGGGGCCGCCTCGTCGCCGAGCTCCGGGTGCGGCCCGACCACCCGCCCGGGCGGATCACCGCCTGGGACGTGGTCCCGCGCTCGCTGGTGTCCGACCGCCCCCACCTGCTGCTCACCGACACCCTCTACGACGAGCGCCGGCGGACCTTCGTGCTCCGCGAGATCGGCATCCTCGACGACGGCAGCGTCGCCGTCCAGCAGACCACCGGGCAGCTGACCACCCTCGCCGAGGTGCCCGCGCTCTTCGCCCGCGCCGGGCTGCGGGTGCGCGCCGTCCACGACGGCTGGACCCGCTATCGCGCCACCGGCCTGTCGGAGACGCTGCTGGTGGTGGCGGAGCGTTAG